The following nucleotide sequence is from Saimiri boliviensis isolate mSaiBol1 chromosome 6, mSaiBol1.pri, whole genome shotgun sequence.
CATTTTTCAGAGCAAGCtagctgtttttatttacagaagccaaggtcagcagttacTGCAAGGGGAATGGGGCAGCAGTCacaacttatttttggaaaaacagcTTTATCTTGTATAAAATGGCACTGCTCAGGTTCTAACTGTAGGCCAGCTACAGCACAATAGTAAATGAAtctcacaatatctgatggttttttaaagaaaacagaactttCCCTGCACACGCGCTCCCATTTTCTGTCTGCACCATTGGCATAAGACGCCCCTCCTGGCCTTCCTCCGTGATTGTGAGGCTGCCCCGGCCATGTGAACTGAAAGTCCaggtaaacctctttcttttgtaaagtgctgTCTcccgtgaaaacagactaatacggtATTGCAGGCAAAGCCTGACAGAGTGACATGGCTTCCTAGGCTCACGAGGTTTAAAAGTCAAATCTAAAATTCTGTATTAGAAGTTAtagccgggcgcggcggctcacacctgtaattccagcactttgggaggccgagacaggaggatcgcctgaggtcaggcgtttgagaacagcctggctaatatggcaaaGCCCtgttgttatatgtaaattttcggTGCCACAAAGAAGTCAGCACTGGGGCAAAGggtctctcagcaaggcaatctTTACTTCTTGTGGAAAAGGTACCTTCGCTAGCAGCCTTCCCACGAGAGTACAGCAAACAAAGGAAAAGTAGACATACTCATCCCTCGctcatttggggtcgtccttactgctgtgtctgatctccgttggctggaggcAGATCTTACAATCTAAACCTGGACCTGACTGGCTCatgacttaaaacttttctaaacaggtagaGCCCATGGAGGACaacaagaaaagaggaagtgCAGATAAGGAAGGGGCAGGAAGCTGCATGTGAAAACACTTAGAAAAGTAACAGCACAAATGCCTGGGTTAAAGTGCAAGGACACAGAATGTGCTACGTGCCTGTGAGCCTGTCTGACAGCTACACAGGACAGGGCTCAAGACAGAGCTACTAGCAAAAAGCAAGAtggctttgaagaaagtctttaaaacaagCTCATCTTTCTAACActtgtgatttattctttaacaagaaaggaaactttgaagaggaacttttctacttcccacacccatctttactaaaaatagaaaaagattagccaggtgtggtggccgtgcacctgtaatcccagctactcaggaggctgaggcaggagaattatgtgaacccgggaggcagaggttgcagtgagccaagggtgcgccattgcactccagcctgggtgacggagcaagctccgtctcgaaaaaaataaGTTCTAAGGCTGGGCATGCTGAGATGGTTTTTACTGAAAAAgaaagctaggtgtggtgatgcgtgcttgtggtcccagccacgtggaaggctgaggtgggaagattcccTAACCCAGGAGGGCGAGCCTGCTGTGAGCCACGATCaggcccctgccctccagcctgggaagctgagCAGCACCTTTTCCTAACCCCCACCCCTCAAAATAGTTCCCAGGCCAGGGgtgagggctcatgcctgtaatcccagcacttcgggagaccaggGTGAGAGGACTGCTCGTGGCCTGCAGTTGGAAACTCACCCcatcaacatagcaaaaccccttctataaaaaagataaataggccgggcgcggtggctcacgcctgtaatcccggcactttgggaggccgaggcgggtggatcgcgaggtcaagagatggagaccttcatggtcaacatggtgaaaccccgtctctactaaaaatacaaaacattagctgggcatggtggcacgtgcctgtaatcccagctactcaggaggctgagacaggagaattgcctgaacccaggaggcggaggtttcggtgagccgagatcgcgccattgcactccagcctgggtaacaagagcgaaactgtctcaaaaagaaaaaaaaaaagataaataaataaagtgggtatggtggcacattcctgtaccATCAGCTACTCAAAAGGGTGAGGTGggggatctcctgagcccaggagtttgaggctgtggtgagctgtgatgatgccactgcacgctccagcctgggtgactgagtgagcctcatctcaaaaagaaagagttcTAGCAAagcagactctttttttttttttttttttttttgagacggagtttcgctcttgttacccaggctggagtgcaatgatgcgatctcggctcaccgcaacctccgcctcctggtctcaggcaattctcctgcctcagcctcctgagtagctgggattacaggcatgcgccaccacgcccagctaatttttgtatttttagtagagacggggtttcaccttgttgaccaggatggtctcgatctcttgacctcgtgatccacccgcctcggcctcccaaagtgctgggattacaggcttgagccaccgcgcccggcacaaagCAGACTCTTAAAAAACCTAAGTGATCGCCCGGGCGTgccagctcatgcctgtaatcccagcactttgggaggccgaggcgggagaatgacttgaggtcaggagtttgagaccagcctggccagcatagtgaagccccatctctactagaaatacaaaaactagcctggcatggtggcggatgcctgtagtcccagctacttggatgactgaggcaggagaatcgcttgaactcaggaggcagaggttgcagtgagctgagatcatgccactgcactgcagcctgggtgacagagcaagactctgtctcaaaacaaacagacaaacagacaaacaaaaaaccctgtgTGATCAATCACTATTCGTATTTACTGCAGACATGTAAATAATCCGGCTAAGTTTAATGAGACGAGCTAGTTTGCAAACAAATCAGTTTTCTGTGATTatctttggtagaaatggggcTGACTATAGAAATAAGCTGTGTTTCAGTAGAAGGCTATAGTGCACCCACGGTGATATTTTAGCTCTTTTCATTTCAGTCTGCCCTGCTGCTGTGCCTTGCCTGCTGAAGCTGGAAATTACGTGTACACCTTCGAGGACACCGTCACGCGCTGCTGTGTGTGCGTTTGGAGTTCACCAAGATGCTGGTGCTGCCGGCCCAGAGAAACGTGCTTTCGGCTCAGGTCTAGAAATCTCCTCAATGAACTGCTTTCTGGACTCAGAGACATAGCTTTTAGTTTGTGGTGGCCATTTACCgtggtttttcttttgttcatgAAGAGTGTGGCTGAGGGGCACACTCCGGTCTCGTGAGGTCATTCTCCGGTGGCCCTCATCGTGAAGTTCCTGGGACACCGTATTCTCTCACGGGTCTTACGGCTGAGGTGGttgtttttttccagtatatGGTTCCAGGACATCTCAGGGGTCTTAGACGCATCTTCAAGCCCAACAACGGTACCCCAGATGGCCTCACTGTGACCAGAGCAacgagaagggagaagaaaagtttttccaCCGAACCCGACATTGTGACTGACGAGTCCCGTGCTGAGACAGAGGCAAAGCAGCCGTGGTGGTGACGGCGTGGTGCTTGGGTCTGACTCTTGGTCAAGCGTTCATAAATGAGAGGCTGGCGGATGGAGTTTTCGGAAGAACCCACTGGGAGGCCATCGGATGGAGGAGGCCTCGGTGCCCTGAGTTCTTAGGTCAGCACAAACCCAGCTGAGTTTGGAAGGTCGTATCCCAGGAAAACACAGCTGAAGCTTCCCCAGCAGAACGTGTTGACCAACCTCTGACTGGGGGCTGGGAGGGCACTGCTCCAACCTCCCCAGGGAAGGGTCTGCCTCCCACGCAGAGCTCCCCCTCCCCGCCAGCTCCCGAACCACCTGCAGGCTGCAGCTGCCCAGTTCATGAGCTGCTGCTTGTTCACatcaagtttaaaaaaagttactgtgtttatgtttatattttaacacagaaaagAAGACTATAGGGTGATATTTTACAAACGGAAAGAAAAAGATCTACAATTTTATATGTAGCCAAATTGCTGCTCAAATCTAAAAGCATCATAAAAGGATTTCCAGAAAGCCTCAGAATGTGTCTCTCCCTCACATCTACATTGAAAACATTCTTGATGGAggaagtcaaaaaagaaaaaaatgcaaaaaaacacaaaacacaaatccAGGAAATGCTGCAAGTGCCAGGAGAAGGGCTGGGACCAAACGCTTGTGAAATCTGTTACTGTCTTAGGAGCAGATCTCTGCCAACAGAAAGGTGACGGAAAACACAGTTGCATAAAGCCTGAGCTCCAGATAATGCAACAGGAAGGGAGAGGTCACAGGGATACGGGAAGCTTTGCCAAAGGGCATGCGGAGCCGGGAGCTCCAGCGTGCCACAGCCGGGAAGCGAAGGGGGGGCAAATGAACACGGTGAGTCTTACGACCACGACAGGAACTCACCTAGACCACACGGTGCCCGCCACTGTCCGGGAGAAGATGCAGCGCTTTTATTTCCCTCCCATGTTCCCAGCGGACACGGTGTCCTGAAAACAGAGGAGAAATTAACATGAGAAAAAGCCACAGCACTTTGTGGACGCCTGCCCTGCTGTCTCATGGGAGAGGCCtctatttaaaagtatttctttggCCGCCTCGTCCTGGGTCTCCTTCTCCCctggtggcggcggcggcggggcgtGTCGTGGACGCCAGCCGAGACGAACGCGCTCATCGCAGTGTGGGACAACGGTACCGGCAGCTGGAGGGAGCCCATGTACGAGCGCGTGTCCCGGGCCCTGGCCGAGCTGGGCTACGCGCGGACCCCATCCCAGTGCCAGGAGCGCATCAAGCTGGTTCGATGCCCAGAACTGAATGCTGTGCTCCAGCTGTGGCCTCACCGGTGCTGAGTAGAGAGGAAGAGCCACCTTCATAGCTTACATGTGATTCCTCTGCTTATACAACCCAATACCGGATTTAACTTACTTTGACCCTTCGCAGGTGTGACAGTCGGGTGAAAGAACGTGGTGTTGGGAAAAGAAAGAGCAGTTACACATTTTAACAGCTGGAACAGGTGTTTGGTCAGGGAGGGTGGGATGCTCAGCCCTGCCAGCCTGTACCTATTAACAGTAGtggcttggccgggcgcggtggctcaagcctgtaatcccagcactttgggaggccgaggcgggtggatcacaaggtcgagagatcgagaccaacctggtcaacatggtgaaaccccgtctctactaaaaatacaaaaaattagctgggcatggtggcacgtgcctataatcccagctactcaggaggctgaggcaggagaattgcctgaacccaggaggcggaggtcgcggtgagccgagatcgtgccattgcactccagcctgggtaacgagagcgaaactccgtctcaaaaaaaaaaaaaaaaaaaaaaaaacagtagtggCTTGTACCAGGAGCTGGAGTCGGATGGCGGCACTATGGAGGACCATCCACAGGAGGACTGGGGAAACCACAGTCAGGATCTCCATGGCTATCCAACAGATCGGGAATTGGATGAAATACCTATCACAAAGAGAACATTGAAAACAAAGCAAGAGTCTTCCGAAGAAGCACAGAAGAGAGACATCATGCAGAATATTGTACAGATTTTGGAATCAGTACAGTTGAAATGGGAGCTTTTTCAGAGCTGGGCAGACTTTTCAAGGCTCCATCTTTCTAATAAACTGGCCATTGTTGGCATTGGTTATAACACCCGTTGGAAAGAGGATATCCGTTACCATTATGCTGAGATCAGCTCCCAGGTGCCCCTTGGCAAGCGACTTTGGGAGTACTTCAACTCTGAGAAGCCTGAAGGACGGATCATTATGACGCGAGTACAGAAGATGAACTGGAAAAATGTTTACTACGAATTTTTAGAGATCACTATTAGTGAAGCTAGGTGCTTGGAGTTGCACGTGGAAATTGACTGGATACCCATTGCCCACTCCAAACCAACCGGTGGGAATGTTGTTCAATATTTATTGCCTGGAGGTATTCCTAAAAGCCCAGGCCTTTATGCCATTGGCTATGAAGAATGTATTGAGAGGCCCCTCTCACCCCACATGGAGCAACGTTCCCTGGACCCAGGAAGAGGGCCGGGTTGACCTGGAAACCCTTTCACCACAAGCCTCATTACAGGTGGAAATAGAACCCATCCGAATTATCTATTCTACCTCGGGATTGCGGAGGTCAGGACTCTGCAGCAgtgcttatttttacatttccaagCAAATACCAAAATCTTCAGCAAAGATTGGGTTGGTATTAACGGGTTTTTGTCTCAGAACTGTATTGTGGATCCCGGAGTTTCCCCCAAATCTATCTATATCAAATTTGTAGAAGTAGAGAGGGATTTTCTTTCTGCTGGCTCTTTAGTTGAGTGCCTGGAAAAAGCCATTGGATACCCTTTAAAATTTAACAACTGAATGTCATAGACCACTCCTCATCCAGATGCTGCCATCAGAGTCTTCATGGAAACTCTTTCCTCGATTGGGCCAGTACAACTTCTGAGGAATCATAGTAGTCTTTGGCCAGAAAAAAAACAGACCTCACCTGCAAATGCTCATTTTGAGTAAGCAAGATATATGGCGAACTTGCATGGTGGgtcagctgtttcttttttaaaaacagaaaaacaatttttttttttttttttttttttgagacggagtttcgctcttgtcacccaggctggagtgcaatggcgcgatctcggctcaccgcaacctccgcctcctgggttcaggcaattctcctgcctcagcctcctgagtagctgggattacaggcacgcgccaccatgcccagctagttttttgtatttttagtagagacggggtttcaccatgttgaccacgttggtctcaatctctcgaccttgtgatccacccgcctcggcctcccaaagtgctgggattacaggcgtgagccaccgcgcccagccaggagtTCTATTTTCTATGACTCACTGTGGGGAGAAGGAATTCTGGTCCCTGCATTCAAACAGGAAatagaagggaaggaggaggtcaGAGAGACTTCGCTTTGGAGGCCTTTCCAATGCCTCAGACCCAAGCACTCACGTGCCACGGGGCCACTTTTGAGGGCGACGTTTCGAGCCCCAacagcaaaaagcaaaacaataggTTTTGTTGTGTGTTGTACTAGgaatggtggagcacacctgcaAGTCCAGTTCAATGGAGGCGAGGTGGGAGGagagcctgaggccaggaggttgagaccagcctgggcaacgtagcaagactccatctaaaaaaaaaagtatatgtgtgtgtgtgtgtgttgaatcaacgaataaatataaatttttagaaaagttataCAAAAAAACTCTCATGAAagtcagcaaaagaaaaaaaaaaaacaaaaaagtaaggcaaatagaaaatataaaaactatggCAGAAATATGTCCTTGTAGaagaattattataataaatatgaattaagcagggcgcagtggctcatgcctgtaatctgagcactttggaggccaaggtgggcagatcacctgaggtcgggagttcaagaccagcctgaccaacatggtgaaaccccatcttaaaaaaaaaataataaaaataggccgggcacggtggctcaagcctgtaatcccagcactttgggaggccgaggcgggtggatcacgaggtcaagagatcgagaccatcctggtcaacatggtgaaaccccgtctctactaaaaatacgaaaaattagctgggcatggtggtgtgtgcctgtaatcccagctactcgggaggctgaggcaggagaattgcctgagcccaggaggcggaggttgcggtcagccgagatcacgccattgcactccagcctgggtaacaagagcgaaactccgtctcaaaaaaataaataaataaataaataaataaataattaaataaatatgaattaaaagacagagatttaaTAAGAAACacgttttaagaaaaaaatccagaaatatggAAAAGTTCTCTGAAAGTGCACTGGGTGATTCTAGGTGCCTGACAGAGTCGGCAGGCATGGGAAAGGGTCAGCCGGAACCAGGCAGCAGAACTCCCGGCACAGGAATTCCCAGACGACAAACCAGCTGTGCCCACTAGGTTTTGGAAACAAAAGGTAAACGTGGACGTTTTTTCAGGGAAGTGGATACTGGGGTGCACTAAGACATACAGGTTTGGTCTTCATTCCTGGCTCTGCAGAGCTCATAACACCCTTGTGATTTCCAAAGTGAGGAGGAGTAAATGTGGAGCCAGCCCCCACAATCGCATCGGGGCTCATGCCAATGAAGAGGCTTTTGGAAAGGGGGCTCTGGTTGCCAGGTGATTGgagggttggaactttcagccccatCCTCAGCCTGTGGGAGGGGAGGCGAACTCGATCGAGTCTGTCCCATGGGAATGATTTAATCAACTGTCCCTCCATTAAGAAGCCTCCATAGAAAACCTTAATCGATGGAGTTCCAAGGACTTGGATGTTGGAAGCTCGAAATCATCGTGTTTAGGTTTAGCCAACACTCGATTAGGTTTGGTTTAACCCACAGCTGGGTGTTAAAGTCCTGACAAAAAGCAGGAACGTGTTCACCGCAGATGTCCGGAGTGCTGGTCTTGGGATGGGGTCGGGGGGCACTACTGGGAAGGGACAGGCACCTTCTGGGAGAGGGCAAGGCACCATTGTTTGACTAGTGGGgtagttttttacttttatgttttatacattttgct
It contains:
- the LOC101037479 gene encoding LOW QUALITY PROTEIN: myb/SANT-like DNA-binding domain-containing protein 2 (The sequence of the model RefSeq protein was modified relative to this genomic sequence to represent the inferred CDS: inserted 3 bases in 2 codons) produces the protein MEDHPQEDWGNHSQDLHGYPTDRELDEIPITKRTLKTKQESSEEAQKRDIMQNIVQILESVQLKWELFQSWADFSRLHLSNKLAIVGIGYNTRWKEDIRYHYAEISSQVPLGKRLWEYFNSEKPEGRIIMTRVQKMNWKNVYYEFLEITISEARCLELHVEIDWIPIAHSKPTGGNVVQYLLPGGIPKSPGLYAIGYEECIERPLSPHMEQRSLDPGXEGRVDLETLSPQASLQVEIEPIRIIYXYLGIAEVRTLQQCLFLHFQANTKIFSKDWVGINGFLSQNCIVDPGVSPKSIYIKFVEVERDFLSAGSLVECLEKAIGYPLKFNN